GCACCGAGCCGCGACTAGGCGACCCGGTGCCGCTGGCAGGCCGCCGCAGCGACGAGGTGGTGGCCGCCTTCATGATTCACCCCATGACGCTGGAAAACTTCTGGAGTGCGCGCCGCTTCGCCTGGCTGCGGCCGCTGGTGGAGCGCGGGGTCATCAGCGAAAAGGGCGTGCGGCAGCTTGCCGAGAGCCTACGCCCCATGAAAGTGGGCGAACTGCACGGCATCCGCACCGTGGACGGCAAGAGCATCCGCTGTTATCTGCTGTCCAGCCCCCTGCTGCCCGATGTCTTCCGGGATCAGCCGGAGCTGGCCACCCGCCGCGCCATTGAGGGCGCGCGGCTGGCCCAGGAACTGGGTGCCGAGGTCTTTGGCCTGGGCGCGTTCTGGTCCGTGGTGGGCAACAAGGGCGTGGACGTGCAGGCGGCGGTGCCGGACATCACGATCACCAACGGCGGCGCCTACACCTCGGGGACCATCAAGGCCGCCATTCCGGGCATTCTGGAGCACTTTGCCGCCCAGGGCCGCGACCTGAAACAGGCGACGGCCGGCGTGGTGGGCGCCAACGGCGTGGTGGCGTTTGGAATTGCCCGCACCATTGCCCCGCAGGTGGGCAAACTGATCATGATTGGCCGCGACCCGGAGCGCCTGGAACGCAGCGCCGCCACCCTGCGCCGCGCCGCCAAAACCACCGAGATTGTCACTACCACGAGTTACGACACCCTGAAAGAAGCCGACCTGATCTTTACGGCCACCAGCGACCCCAACCCCGTAATTTTCCCGCCGCATGTCAAGCCGGGCGCCTGGATTTTCGATGAGGGCCGCCCCGCCGATGCCCACGAAAGCGTGCAGGCCGTTCCTGGCGTGCGCGTTATCCCCGGCGGCGTGGTGCGCCCCCCCGGCGGCATGACCAGCAACATCGACCTGCAATTCGGTGAGGGGCAGGTGCCGGCCTGCCTGGCCGAGACCCTGATTATTGCCGCCACGGGGGAGCACTGGCGCAAGAGCCTGGGACCGCAGACCCTGAGCGAGAACATCAATTTCTTTGTGGAGCAGGCGGACAAACTGGGCTTTCAGGTCGTGGAGTAAAGGCACAGCAGATCGGGAGAGCCCGAACGGGCTTGATCGCTTCCAGCTGTCCTATGACGAGGCGGCGCGGTGTCATCTAATCTTTTAGATCAACGCTGCAACCTACCTCTCACTGAGGCAAGACCAGCTTGAGGCGGGTTGGAGCAGCTCGCCACCTGCTCCTCCGGGTCTGGTGAGCTCCACTCCGCATTCCCTTGGCCTTCACCTGCACGGCCCATCTCTAAAGGTCCCGTCAGGCACTCTGGGCGGCCGGGCTCTCCCAACCCTCTAGGCTGCGCGAGAATGAGGTGGTTGGTGTCTCTGGCAGTGCTGTGGGTGGTGGCCGGGGCGGGAGCGGCGCCGCTCCCCCTGTGGCTGGGTCCGGCCCGGCCGCCCGTGGCCATCAACTGGCCCGCAGACGCCTGTGCCGAGCCCACAGACCCCCTGGAACGGGCTGTGTGGGCGGTGGTGCGCGCGCAGGGCGGCAGTGACGTGTCCTGCGGCAACGCCTTCATCGGCTATCTCCGCACGCCGCAAAGTCTGGACACCCCCCAGGACGCTTTTGCTGGCCTGGCCGAGCAGATCGAGGCCGCCCGCTCAGAGGTGCTGCTGACCAACATGCAGTGGGACAGCGGCCCAGGAACGCCCGGCTGGACGGTGGCGCAGGCGGTGGCCCGGCTTTACGCGTGGGTGAGGGCCAACCCGGCGGCGTACCCGCACGGCATGACAGTTCGCCTGCTCCTGGGCAATTACCCCCAACTGTCGCGCCCGGACGGCACCGATCAGATTCTGGCCCTGATGCAAGATCTCAGGACGGCGGGCGTGCCCCTCAGCGACCCGCAGATCGGCTGGGCACTCACTCTGCTGCGCTTTGCCTCTTTTCCCCACAGCCACGTCAAGTTGCAGGTGATCGACGGCCAGGACCTGACCGTGGCCGGCTTTAACCTGACGAACTGGCATCTGCCGGTGGGCGCTCCCGGCGGCTGGGGCCTGCACGACCTGGGGCTGCACCTGCGCGGGCCTGTGGCGCAGGCGGGTGTGGCGGCCTTCGACGATCTTCAGCGGCACAGCCTGGCGCTCGTGTGCCCTGACAACGTAACCCCCGCCGAGGTCCGGCGGCGCTGCACGCTTGGCCCCGCCCCAGCGCCCAGCCACCCTGCCCCGGCAACCGAGCCGACACGGACCGGGGACGCCCGCGCCTTCGTGCTCTACCGCCGCCCCGGCGGAGAAAACCTGGCCGACGAGGCCCACCTGGCCCTGCTGGGGGCCGCTCAGACCAGCCTCGACCTGATGCAGTCGGATTTTGGCACCGACCTCGCCTGCTGGTACGCCTACCTGCACCCCGAAGGCTGCGTGACGGAGGCCTTGCCCGTGTATTTCTGGGCGGTGCTGAACGCGCTGGACCGTGGCGTGCAGGTGCGGCTCTTGGTCGTGGATTACGGCGTGGGCGCCGCCGCTAACCGCTCCGGGGTGGCGCTGCTGCGCCGGGAAATGGCCCGGCGCAGCGTTCCGGCAGACCGGCTCCAGGCGCGCTACTCCACCTTTCCCATGCACACCAAGGCCATGACCGTGGACGGCAGCATGACCCTAGTGGGCAGCATGAACTTTCATTTCAGCGCCTGGGGCACGCTGGGCCTGGCCGAGGCCGCGCTGGCGACGAGCGACCCGGCGGCGGTGGCTGGGCAGCAGGCCAGTTTCGAGCAGGCGTGGCTCACCGGCAGCCGGCCCATTCCCCCCGAGCGCTGGCAGGCGCCGGGCACCACCTTCTGAGCCTGGGGCGCGCACTACACTGTCCGGCATGAGGGTTGTGGAGAAAAGCGCTGGTCAGAGGCAGGCGGTCAGACATGGTTGAGCGGCTGCATCTGGCCAAACCCCGCGGCTTTTGCGCGGGCGTGGTCATGGCGATTCAGGCGGTGGAAAAGGCGGCCCAGACCGAGGCCCGGCCGGTGACGGTCTACCATTCCATCGTGCACAACCACACGGTCGTAGAGCGGCTTCAGGCCGGCTACAACGTGCATTTTGTCGAGGACCTGGACGGGGTGGACGCCCTACCCCAGGGCGGCGAAACGGTAGTGTTCAGCGCCCACGGCATCAGCCCGGCGGTGCGCGAGCGGGCGCGGGCGCTGGGGCTGGCCACCATTGACGCCACCTGTCCTCTGGTGACCAAGGTGCACACCGAGGCCAAGAAATACGCCCGTGAGGGGTACACCATCTTGCTGATCGGCGACAGCGCCCAGCATCAGGAAGTGATCGGCACGCGCGGCGAGGCCCCAGAGCACACCATTCTGGTGGGCGTGCTGGGCAAACGTGGCGAAGGCCTGCACGACCCCCACACCGTCGAGGTGCCCGACCCAGAGCGCCTGGTGGTGCTGACCCAGACGACCCTCAGCGTGGACGACACCCGCCGCACGGTCGACGTGCTGCGCGGGCGCTTTCCAGCGTTGGTGGTGCCCCCCAGCGAGGACCTGTGCTACGCCACCAAGAACCGCCAGGACGCGGTCAAGGCGATTGCCCCGCAGGTGGACATGTTTCTGGTGCTCACCAGCACCCATTCCAGCAACGGCATGCGCCTGCTGGAACTAGCCGCCGAGACCTGTGGCCGGGCCGAGCGCCTGGAAACAGCCGCCGACCTGGCCGGACTGGACTTTGCAGGTGTGCGCTCGGTGGGCATTACGAGCGCCGCCAGCACCCCCGACGACCTCGTGCAGGCGGTGGTAGCGCACTTCCGCGCACTCAACCCGGCGCTGGAAGTCATTGAAGAAGGTGAGTGGGAAAACATCGAATTCCGTGAGCCGAAGAAGATGCTGCCCACACAGCCGCTGCCGCGCACCATGCAGTGAGACGGATTTCGTCCATTTCCGCAATCTCTGGGAGGGCACCTAATGTTCCTCCAGTACCCGGAAATCCGTCCTCTTTCCTCTCTCCGGTCGAAAAAACGCCGTCACAGGTGGCGGAGTTCTTCGGAACTGGTCTGAGGAGGCGCCCTTGACCGTGCAGGACGCCTTGGGCTTCGCCTTCCGCCTGTTCGTGGTGTGGCAGGTGGTGTGGGGCCTGGTGGCTTTTGTGGCCATGTGGCGTGATAAGCGGCTGGCCCAGGAACGCCGAACCAGAATCCCAGAAGCGCAGCTGCACCGCCTGGAAGCCTGGGGCGGCTGGCTGGGGTCAGGCCTGGCGCAGGTGACGCTGCGGCACAAAACGCGCAAGAAGGTCTACCAGCGCGTTTTTCGTCGTTCCGCCAGCCTCTGGCTGATCGCCTGGCTTGTCCTGGGCATCCTTCAGGTTCTCTAGTCTATCAAACGCTATCCAGTTAGCCATATTTTCTTTCATGCGCTAAGATCTTTGGCATGATTGTGGTGAAAGTCGGCGGAAGCGCCGGAATTGATTACGACGCCGTGTGTGCCGACCTGGCCGGACGCTGGCGAGCAGGCGAGCGCCTGATTCTGGTTCATGGCGGCAGCGGCGAGACCAACCGGGTGGCCGAGGCGCTGGGGCACCCGCCCCGGTTTGTGATCAGTCCCAGCGGCTACACCAGCCGCTTCACCGACCGCCAGACGCTGGAAATCTTTGAGATGGTGTACTGCGGCAAGATGAATAAGGGCATCGTGGAGCGCCTGCAGCGCCTGGGCGTGAACGCGGTGGGCCTGTCGGGGCTGGACGGCCGCATCTTTGAAGGCCGGCACAAAGACAGCGTGCGGGCCGTGGAAAATGGCAAGGTGAAGGTGCTGCGCGGCGACCACACCGGCACCGTGGAGCGGGTGAACACGGGCCTCTTGGACTTGCTGCTGGGCGCGGGATACCTGCCGGTGCTGACGCCGCCCGCCAGCTCCTACGACGGCGTGGCCATCAACGTGGACGGCGACCGCGCCGCCGCCGCCCTGGCCGTGGCCCTGAAAGCCGACGCCCTGCTGCTGCTCTCTAATGTTCCGGGGCTGCTGCGCGCCTACCCCGACGAGAGCAGCCTGATTCGCCAGATTCCAGCGAATGACGTGGAACAGTACCTGGACTTTGCGCAGGACCGCATGAAAAAGAAGGTGCTGGGGGCCGCTGAGGCCGTGCAGGGTGGGGTCCGCCGCGTCATCTTCGGGGATGCCCGCGCGGGCCAGCCCATCACCGCCGCCCTGAACGGCGCGGGCACGGTGGTGTCCTAGCGTGAAGGCGGGTGCTATGCTTGCGCGCCGATGCCCAGCGCCCCTGAACTGCTGCACTTTCTGACGGTCCGGGGTGGCCGGGAATACCGCGTCACCGCCCTGCTGCGGGCCGGTCGCGGCAAGAAAGCCACCGTGCGCGAACTGGGCGACTACCGCCTGACCGTGCGCGGCGAAACGGTGCAGGCCACAGGCCCCAGCGGGCAGACCCGGCACCTCAGTCCCGAGGAGTTTCTGAACGTGTTCGGCTCCTATACCTTTACCCCTGCCGAGCCGACTGGTCTGATGACCGACCTGGGACCGCTGTTCGGCTAGCGGCAGGCCAAAGGCCCAGCGCAGAGTGTCTGGGCCCCTTGGCGTTACCGGGTTAAGGCTGCCGGTTCTGGGCGGCCGCCAGGTCAAAGGCGGCCAGCTTCACCTTCACCTCGCGCGTCTGGCCTGCACGCTGCACCGTCAGCGTCACGGTGTCGCCAATCTGCTTGTTGATAACCGTGCGCGGCAGGTCGCCCGCGTCGGTCAGAGGCTGGCCGTCCACGGCGACAATCACGTCGCCGTCGTTGGCGGCGGTGCGCTGGCCGTTTGGCCCAGTGGTCACGGTGCTGCCGCGCAGACCCGCCGCCGCTGCTGGGCTGCCAGGGTACACCTGCGCCACCAGCGCCCCCTGCTCGGGCAGCTTGGCCTGCTCGCGCTGCTCATCGGTCAGGGAAGCCACGGGGGCAAACTGAATGCCCAGACTGGGCGTCTGAATCACGGCGTCGTGGCCGCCCTTCCCGGCCTGCAACTGGGGCAGCAGCTTCTTGACCGTATTCACCGGAATGGCGAAGCCCACCCCCGCACTCTGGCCGATCCCACCTGTCAGAATCTGGGTGTTCACGCCGATCACCTGCCCGGCACTGTTGAGCAGCGGGCCGCCGCTGTTGCCGGGGTTGATGGCGGCGTCGGTCTGAATCACCGACTGCTCGACGCCTTTCGTGCCCACCCGCACCGTGCGTTCCAGGCTGCTGATAATGCCCTCAGAGACGCTGAAATCCAGACCAAACGGCGCACCCATCGCAATGGCCTTGAGGCCCACATCCAGCCCTTCGCTGTCACCCAGCGGAATGGCTTTTGCGGCGCCCTGCGGCAGCCCCTCGGCACGAATCAGGGCCAGGTCAAAGTCGGGGGCGCGGGCCACCACCTTGGCCGGGTAGGTCTTGGTGCTGCCGTGCAGGCGCACCGTGATCTCACTGGCGCCCTCCACGACATGATTGTTCGTGATGATGTCGCCGCTGCTCGTGACGAAAAAGCCGCTGCCAGTGCCGGTCTGGGCCTGTCCCCCCTCGTCGTCGTCGGGCAGGCCGAAGTCAAAGGGCAGCTGCTGCTGAAGCCGCTCGCGCAGCTGGGCCTGGGCGCTGCCCGTGTCGCTCTCGGTCACGCTGATATAGACCAGGCCGTCCTGGCGCGCCTTGACCACTTGCACGGTGTTCGCTTCGGATTCGGTGCGGGCGCGGGTCTCGGCCGCTGGCGTGGTGGCCAGCGCCGTCACCATCTCGCCAGAGGTGGCTGTAGGGGCGGGAGCCTGAGCTGAGGTGACGGCCGGCGCCCCCTGATTCAGCGCGCGGTCACGGATGTCATAGCCCACCAGAGCGCCCACGGTGAGACTGCCAGTCAGGGCCAGAAGGGACAGGGTGCGGTTCATAGCCAGACTCTGCTGCCTGGGGGTTACGCCAGTGTTAAAACGCAGGGCGCATCACCACGGCTTAAGCTGCGCTCAAGACCAGGCATCAATACAAACAGTGAAAAGACCTCGCCCTGGTAAGGAGCGAGGCCCTGTTGGAAGACTGGCTGCTGTTGGTCAGATGGTGAGACCAGCCGCACGCTGAGAGGTCAGCGCCAGGCCAGTCAGCCAGTTTTGACCCGAAGTGAATCGCCTTTGAAAGCAATTCCCTTCCGGGCAAAGTTACTTCTTGCGCTTGGTGGCAGGTTTCTTGCCGCCGCCACCCGTGGTGCGCTCTTTGGCGTCGCGCATAAAGGAGCGCAGCTTGGCCTCGAACTGAGGGCTTTGCCGGCCGATGGCGCGGGGGCGGGGCACCTCCTCGGGTTCTTCCAGCAGCTCCTTGATGGACAGGTCCAGGCGGCCACGCTCGTCGCGGCCCAGCACCTTAACTTCCACGTTCTCGCCCTCGCGGACGTGATCGTGGATGTTCCGCACAAAGGAGTGCGCGATTTGTGAGATATGGACCAGGCCCGTCTCACCGTTCTCGAACTGGATAAACGCGCCGAAATCCGTCACGCGCGTGACGCGGCCCTCCGCGACCGCGCCGGAATCAAGCTGCACCAAAGGAGGTCTCCTTAAAAAGCATGGAACTCATGGTACACCATCCCCCGCCCCCCGTGCGCAGTTCCTGAGAATGAAGGGCAGAGGCGCACAGTGAAAGGCCCCTCGCCACCCCTTGCCTACCGTCAATCAGGACCTGTGTTGGACGCGGTCAAAGTGCATTTAAGACGGCCTCGTTGGCTCCTTCCAGCCAGGTCAGCCGGTACAGCCCATGAGAGCCCGCGCTAGATTGGCCTCATGAAATTGCGCGGCACTCTGGGCGGGCTCAACCTCTTGCTGGAACCCGGCGATACCGGCCCGGCGGTGACCGAGGCGCTGGGCGTGCGTGCCGACCTGCTGGCCAGCCACGTCACGGTCGAGATTCAGGGTGACGCCGACCCAGACGCCCTGGACGCCGCCCTGCAGGCCATTCGGGCGGCGGGCGGCACGCCGGGCCGGGTGCGCGCCCCGCGCGTGAGCGTGCCGGCTCCGGCCCAGAGTGACGCCCCCGCCACGCCAGGCCCAGCCCGCACCCAGATTGTGCCCCACACGCTGCGCGCCGGCTTCCGTGAGACGTATCCCGGCAGCGTGATTGTGCTGGGCGACGTGAATCCAGGCGCCGAAATTCTGGCAGGCGGCGACGTGATCGTGGTGGGCGCCCTGCGCGGCCTGGCCCACGCGGGCACCGGAGGCAACGGCGACGCCATCGTGTGGGCGCGGCCGATTGCCAGCGCCCAGATCCGCATTGGCGACGCCGTGGCCCGCGCGCCCGAGGGCAGCAGCCTGAGCAACATGCGCCACCGCGACGATCAGCCCCTGGCCGAGATTGCCCGCTTGCAAGACGGCGTTATTCAGATTGACGTGCAGAAATAGGGCGTGGGACGCGGGCTTGTCCCGTACCCCGCGTTCTTACACCCCGGCCGGAAACTGCACGCCGCCCAGCAGGCGGTTCAGGTGCGCGGCGTGGGCCAGCAGGGGCGCGTCGGCGCCCGCAGGGGCCACCAGCAGGATGCCGCCGGGCTGGGCGCCGTTCTGGGCAGGCACCGGCAGGGCCAGGCTGGGGTACCCCGCCTTTGCCGCCAGGTGATAGCCGCGAATGCCGGGAAAAACCACCAGGTCCAGGCCCTGCGCGAACAGGGCGTCAAACCCGCGCGTGCGGGTCAGGGTCAGGTCGCGTGCGCGCGCCAGGCGGTAGGCGGCCTCGCTGCCGTCGCCGCGTGTGGCCTGGGCGGCGTGCAGCAGGGTCTGGCCGTAGCGCAGCAGCGTTTCGGGGTCGCGGCCCCCGGCCTCGATCACCTCGGCCAGGCTGCGCGGCCCGCTGGTCACGCCCGCCAGGTAGGCGTTCAGGTCGCCCTTGAACTCGTATTCCAGCACCTCCATGCCCACACCCACCGCCTTCAGGTCGGTGCGGGTGGGGAACTTCAGGTCGTGCAGGGTGGCGCCCGCCGCGCGCATGGTCTGCACCGCCCTGTCGAGCGCCTGCGTTTCTGACTCGCTGAGGCTGTCCTCGTCGCGCAGGATGCCGATGGCCGCGCCGTCCAGTGCGCCTTCGGTCAGGGCCAGGTCGGGCACAGGCAGGCGGCGCGTGGCCTCGTCACGGTCGTCGGGACCGGCCATCACGGAGAGCAGCAGCGCGGCGTCGCGCACACTGCGCGTGAGGGGGCCAGCCGTGTCCTGACTGTGGCTGATGGGCACGACGCCGGTGCGCGGGATTAACCCCAGGGTGGGCTTCAGACCGATGACGCCGTTCTGGTGCGCCGGACTGACGATGCTGCCACTGGTTTCGGTGCCAATCGCCGCCACGCACAGGCGGGCCGCCACCGCCACGCCGCTGCCGGCGCTGCTGCCGCCGGTGTCCAGGCCCGCGCCCCAAGGGTTGACGGCCTGCCCGCCGGCGCTGGAATAGCCGTTGGGCATGCCCAGGGTCATGAAATTGGCCCACTCCGTCAGGTTGGCCTTGCCCAGAATCACAGCGCCCGCCGCGCGCAGCCGGGCCACCAGCGGGGCGTCGGTGGCCGGCATATGCCCGCGCATCAGGGCGCTGCCGGCCGTGGTGGGCAGGCCCGCCACGTCGATATTGTCCTTGACCAGCACCGGCACCCCATGCAGCGCGCCGCGCCGCCCGGCAGGTAGACGGTCCAGGGCGTCGGCGTCGGCCTGGGCCTGTGGGTTTACGGCAATCACGGCACGCAGGCGTGGGTTGTGGGCATTCAGACGGGAGAGGTACAGCCGCGCCACCTCGGCGCAGGTCAGGTCACCCCGGCGGGTAGCAGCAGCCAGCGTCACGGCGTCCAGGTCCAGAATCGGGTCAGGGATGGTAGGGGTCACGGCCCTCACGATACGTCTATGCGCGGCCGCTGGCGGGCACAGGCCGCTGCGCTAGCGTGGCGGGCATGACTGCCGCGCCCGCTCCCACCGCCTTTCAGGGCAACCCCGGTTCTTACGGCGAGATTGCCGCGCTGCATGCCGTCCCCGGCGCTGCCGAGACGCGCGGTTACCCCACCTTTCATGAGGTGGCGCGCGCCGTGGAAAGCGGCGAGGCCGCCTGCGGCGTGCTGCCTGTGGAAAACAGCCTGATGGGCGCCATCCACCAGAGCATTGACCTGCTCAGTGAAACCGACCTGCATGTGGTCGGCGAGGTGGTCGTGCGCGTGTCGCACTGCCTGATGGCGCTGCCCGGCGTGGCCCTGGAGGAGATTCGCCGGGTGGCCAGTCAGCAGCCCGCCCTGGACCAGTGCACCCAGCTGATTCGGCAGTACGGCTGGCAACCTGTGGCAGCCCACGACACTGCCGGCAGCGCCCGGAATCTGGCCAGCAGCGGCGAGCGCGACCTGGCCGCCATCGCCAGTGCGCGGGCGGCCGAGCTGTACGGCCTGAATATTCTGGCCCGCCAAATCGAGGACGAGCCCTTTAACTACACCCGTTTCATGGTGCTGTCGCGTCAGGAACCCGCGCCCAGCGACGCGCCCCACAAGACCAGCCTGGTCTTCGCTGTGCGCCACACGCCCGGCTTTCTGGTCGAGACCCTGAATGAACTGCGCGGCCTGAACCTGTCGCGCATCGAGAGCCGCCCGCGCCGCGACCGCGCCTGGAGCTACCTGATGTACGTGGATATTGAGGGCAGCGCCCACGACCCGCAGGTGGCGCAGGCGCTGGCCGGGGTGCTGCGTAAGGCCAGTTACGCCAAAATTATCGGCTCGTACCCGGCCGCACAGGGCACGGTGGAGTGAAAGACGCCTGGCCTGAAGGCGCGCCCAGCCTCCTGCTCGAAACAGCCCTGCCAGACACGGCGTTAGGCGCTGCCTTGTCAGACAGGCAGGCCACTGACGTTCAGCCCGCCTTGAACGACATGGCCCTGAAGGGTGGCAGGTAGAGGACCTGCTTCAGGTGACCTCCTGCTGGATGGTGGTTGGGCCAGCGGTAAGCAGGGCTTAGGCGAAGTTCAGACGGCGGTGCTCGGGATGCGTCTTGATTGGCCCCTGTCTGTCACCAGAGTGCCAGACGCGAGGCGACCTGGGACCCATCGCAGGCCCTTTGCTGAATTGAGGGCGAACAAGGCCTGCACGCTCAACTTAGGCCGCTTTTTGCCGCGCCCGTGGCACCATGAAGTGATGCCGCGCCTGTCTCGCCTTCTGCTCTCGCCCCCCGCCTGCCGCGACCCGGCAGCGCTGCGGAACGTGGCCGCCGGGCGCACTGTGCTGGTGACGGGTGCCTCGTCGGGGATTGGCGCAGCGGCGGCGCGGCAGCTGGGGCAAGCCGGCGCCACCACGCTGATGCTGGCCCGGCGCCCGGACAGGCTGGAGGCCGTGGCGGCGCAGATTCGGGCCGCTGGTGGACAGGCGCAGGTCTACCCCGCCGACCTGGGCGACCCCGCGCAAGTGGAAGCCGTGGCCCGCGCCATCCTGGCCGACCACCCCCAGCTAGACGCAGTGGTCAGCAACGCGGGGCGCTCGGTACGGCGGCGGGCCCAGGACGGCGCGCCAAAAGCAGACCTGCCCCGGCTGTTGGGGGTCAATTTCAGCGGCCCAGCGGCGCTGCTGCTGGCGCTGCGCCCGGCGCTGGCCAGGGGCAGCGTGCTCATCAATGTCTCCAGCGTGTCGGCGCGGCATATAGGGGCGCCGCGCTGGGGGGCATATCAGGGGAGCAAGGCGGGCTTTGACCTGTGGCTTCAGGCCGCCGCTGCCGAGTGGCCGGGCGTGCATGTGGCCAGCGTCTACCTCCCTCTTGTGCGCACCCCCATGAGCGCCCCGACGCGCCTGTACCGCTGCCTGCCGGCCCTGAGCGACGACGAGGCGGCCCAGGCCGTGCTCTTTCCCCTGGTGCGCCCGGTGGTGCGGGTGGCCCCGTGGTGGCTGCGCGGCGCCGAACTGGCCAGCCTGCTGGCACCAGCTGCATTGGGACGCGGTTTGCGCGCCCTAGAACGGCTCGAACGCCGCTGGGAGACCCGGCCGTGAGGGCCGCGTGGGCCGCCCTGAAAGCAACCGGCGTGCTGGCGCCGGCCCCGTTGCCAGCCGCCGCCGGATTGCTGTGGCAGGTCGCGCGGCACGGCCCCACCCTGTACGCTCTGGTCGCCTGGCATGCCCAGCGGACCCCAGCGCGAATGGCCCTCTCCGGCGGCCATGAGAGCATGACCTTTGCCGAGTTACAGGCCCGCGCAGACCATGTGGCAGCCTGCCTGCGCCCATACACGCCGCCTGGGACCGTGGTGGCACTGCCAGCGGGGGACGGCTTGCCTTTCGTGGCCGCGCTGATGGCGGGCCTGCGCCTGGGGCTGCGGGTGGTGCTGCTGCCGCCTGGACAGGATGAGAGCGCCACCGCATGCCTGCTGGCCCGACTAAACGTACAGGCCCTCCTCACCGATGATCCGGGCCTGGCTGGTCTGGGCGTGCCGTGTCTGTCCCTGCACCGGAGCCCCGCTCAAAGGTTCGGGCCAGGCTGGCCCCGCGCTGGGCGCCTGGTCCTGCTCACTTCAGGCACCACTGGCGAGCCGCGTCCGGTTACCCGCCGCGTGAAACCACTGGCGGCCGGGCGTCTGATGCTGGCCCTGCTGGCGGCGCTGCGGCCCCACCAGGACGCGCCAGTTCTGCTGCCGCTGCCTCTATGGCACGGGCATGGGCTGGCCACCCTGGCCCTGTGCCTGGCGCTGGGCACGCGGCTGCACCTGTGCCGGGGCACACCCGCCGCCGAGTTGTGGGCGGTCATGACGCGCCAGGGCACACAGATACTGGTGCTCGTGCCCACCCTGCTGCGCCGCCTGATGGACGCGCCAGGGTCGGC
Above is a genomic segment from Deinococcus betulae containing:
- a CDS encoding amidase family protein, with the translated sequence MTPTIPDPILDLDAVTLAAATRRGDLTCAEVARLYLSRLNAHNPRLRAVIAVNPQAQADADALDRLPAGRRGALHGVPVLVKDNIDVAGLPTTAGSALMRGHMPATDAPLVARLRAAGAVILGKANLTEWANFMTLGMPNGYSSAGGQAVNPWGAGLDTGGSSAGSGVAVAARLCVAAIGTETSGSIVSPAHQNGVIGLKPTLGLIPRTGVVPISHSQDTAGPLTRSVRDAALLLSVMAGPDDRDEATRRLPVPDLALTEGALDGAAIGILRDEDSLSESETQALDRAVQTMRAAGATLHDLKFPTRTDLKAVGVGMEVLEYEFKGDLNAYLAGVTSGPRSLAEVIEAGGRDPETLLRYGQTLLHAAQATRGDGSEAAYRLARARDLTLTRTRGFDALFAQGLDLVVFPGIRGYHLAAKAGYPSLALPVPAQNGAQPGGILLVAPAGADAPLLAHAAHLNRLLGGVQFPAGV
- a CDS encoding prephenate dehydratase, which gives rise to MTAAPAPTAFQGNPGSYGEIAALHAVPGAAETRGYPTFHEVARAVESGEAACGVLPVENSLMGAIHQSIDLLSETDLHVVGEVVVRVSHCLMALPGVALEEIRRVASQQPALDQCTQLIRQYGWQPVAAHDTAGSARNLASSGERDLAAIASARAAELYGLNILARQIEDEPFNYTRFMVLSRQEPAPSDAPHKTSLVFAVRHTPGFLVETLNELRGLNLSRIESRPRRDRAWSYLMYVDIEGSAHDPQVAQALAGVLRKASYAKIIGSYPAAQGTVE
- a CDS encoding SDR family NAD(P)-dependent oxidoreductase, encoding MPRLSRLLLSPPACRDPAALRNVAAGRTVLVTGASSGIGAAAARQLGQAGATTLMLARRPDRLEAVAAQIRAAGGQAQVYPADLGDPAQVEAVARAILADHPQLDAVVSNAGRSVRRRAQDGAPKADLPRLLGVNFSGPAALLLALRPALARGSVLINVSSVSARHIGAPRWGAYQGSKAGFDLWLQAAAAEWPGVHVASVYLPLVRTPMSAPTRLYRCLPALSDDEAAQAVLFPLVRPVVRVAPWWLRGAELASLLAPAALGRGLRALERLERRWETRP
- a CDS encoding class I adenylate-forming enzyme family protein, whose protein sequence is MRAAWAALKATGVLAPAPLPAAAGLLWQVARHGPTLYALVAWHAQRTPARMALSGGHESMTFAELQARADHVAACLRPYTPPGTVVALPAGDGLPFVAALMAGLRLGLRVVLLPPGQDESATACLLARLNVQALLTDDPGLAGLGVPCLSLHRSPAQRFGPGWPRAGRLVLLTSGTTGEPRPVTRRVKPLAAGRLMLALLAALRPHQDAPVLLPLPLWHGHGLATLALCLALGTRLHLCRGTPAAELWAVMTRQGTQILVLVPTLLRRLMDAPGSAPSLRTVVCGSAPLDPALARRTQARLGPALHNLYGSTETGLISLATPDDLCAVPDSVGRPLPGVRVRRAADGQLQVSGLLTRQWLNTGDLGSLDGAGRLHLVGRADDLMVIGGENIWPAQLEAALLGLPGVRACAVFPVACAEYGQRPAAFVELEPGVSAARLQAALAARLPWRLRPAPLTVVPELPLTPSGKVARTVLKAWLNQEEPAGLTEHELCPGH